From Passer domesticus isolate bPasDom1 chromosome 20, bPasDom1.hap1, whole genome shotgun sequence, one genomic window encodes:
- the SMIM36 gene encoding small integral membrane protein 36, with protein sequence MKLHSPGLPSLVWDQMDFYLEIDPVTLNLIILVSSYVILLLVFLISCVLYDCRGKDPSKEYAPEVPADTQPPIRLVVMQQGSPGTRWAKGLVSAYENPADLPGKRTTVV encoded by the coding sequence ATGAAACTTCATTCTCCAGGCTTGCCTTCACTAGTATGGGACCAAATGGATTTTTATTTGGAGATTGACCCTGTTACCTTGAATCTCATCATTCTGGTATCTAGCTATGTCATTTTGCTTCTGGTTTTCCTGATTTCCTGCGTGCTCTATGACTGCAGAGGGAAGGATCCCAGCAAGGAATATGCTCCTGAGGTCCCTGCAGACACCCAGCCCCCGATCCGGCTGGTGGTGATGCAGCAGGGCTCCCCTGGCACTCGCTGGGCAAAGGGGCTCGTCTCTGCCTACGAGAACCCTGCTGACCTGCCTGGCAAAAGGACTACAGTTGTGTGA